One region of Rana temporaria unplaced genomic scaffold, aRanTem1.1, whole genome shotgun sequence genomic DNA includes:
- the LOC120923485 gene encoding uncharacterized protein LOC120923485, which produces MSPSIYRRHWPPPTSPLHTIYVTFHLQKTLASTTSPLHTIYVTFYLQKTLASTPHLFIQYTSPSIYRRPWPPPHTSSYNIRHLLSTEDIGLLPSPLHTIYVTFYLQKTLASTPHLFIQYMSPSISTEDIGLHPTPLHTIYVPFYLQKTLASPPHLFIQYTSPSIYRRHWPPPHTSSYNICHLLSTEDIGLHPTPLHTIYVTFYIYRRHWPPPHTSSYNICHLLSTEDIGLHPTPLHTIYVTFYIYRRHWPPPHTSSYNICPLLSTEDIGLPPTPLHTIYVTFYLQKTLASTTSPFS; this is translated from the exons ATGTCACCTTCCATCTACAGAAGACATTGGCCTCCACCAACCTCACCTCTTCATACAATATACGTCACCTTCCATCTACAGAAGACATTGGCCTccaccacctcacctcttcaTACAATATACGTCACCTTCTATCTACAGAAGACATTGGCCTCCACCCCGCACCTCTTCATACAATATACATCACCTTCTATCTACAGAAGACCTTGGCCTCCACCCCACACCTCTTCATACAATATACGTCACCTTCTATCTACAGAAGACATTGGCCTCCTCCCCTCACCTCTTCATACAATATATGTCACCTTCTATCTACAGAAGACATTGGCCTCCACCCCACACCTCTTCATACAATATATGTCACCTTCTATATCTACAGAAGACATTGGCCTCCACCCCACACCTCTTCATACAATATATGTCCCCTTCTATCTACAGAAGACATTGgcctcccccccacacctcttCATACAATATACGTCACCTTCTATCTACAGAAGACATTGGCCTCCACCCCACACCTCTTCATACAATATATGTCACCTTCTATCTACAGAAGAC ATTGGCCTCCACCCCACACCTCTTCATACAATATATGTCACCTTCTATATCTACAGAAGACATTGGCCTCCACCCCACACCTCTTCATACAATATATGTCACCTTCTATCTACAGAAGACATTGGCCTCCACCCCACACCTCTTCATACAATATATGTTACCTTCTATATCTACAGAAGACATTGGCCTCCACCCCACACCTCTTCATACAATATATGTCCCCTTCTATCTACAGAAGACATTGgcctcccccccacacctcttCATACAATATATGTCACCTTCTATCTACAGAAGAC ATTGgcctccaccacctcccccttctCCTAA